Proteins from a single region of Aquirhabdus parva:
- a CDS encoding ArsR/SmtB family transcription factor yields MLNFNGSKSAALPTFAPLFAALGDETRLRLIAVLCAGGAMSITQLTTGTEITRQAVTKHLTVLADAGLVRDVKVGRERLWEFEPSQLDEARRTLEIISQQWDEALERLKKLVEGD; encoded by the coding sequence TTGCTAAACTTTAATGGTTCTAAAAGCGCCGCACTGCCGACCTTCGCGCCGCTGTTTGCGGCGCTGGGGGACGAAACGCGCTTACGTCTGATCGCAGTGCTGTGTGCTGGCGGTGCGATGTCGATCACCCAACTGACCACAGGCACCGAGATCACCCGCCAAGCCGTGACCAAGCATCTCACGGTCCTTGCGGATGCTGGGCTCGTGCGTGATGTCAAGGTTGGACGCGAGCGCCTCTGGGAGTTTGAACCCAGTCAGTTGGATGAAGCCCGCCGTACCCTTGAAATCATTTCACAGCAGTGGGATGAAGCACTGGAGAGACTCAAGAAGCTGGTTGAAGGCGACTAA
- a CDS encoding S41 family peptidase: MSNPMNKHRLRYLSRAIKIAVLSIGICATASYAESPSPSPSPSPSPSPSPSPSPSPSPSPSPSPSPSPSPSPSPSPSPSPSPSPSPSPCPPDWEAEICQLKDVVEAIKKDSYTPVDIHEFLNQGIKRTVDTLTHGQFMDKTEFADMWKTWRAEGYVGIGVVVGQEGDGLRVYQVIDNSPAEKANIHPNDLIVEADGENFSGKTFKEMTERIAGLPNTVVKITVQRMPKMQKTYFNITRAKINSETVYHRLVASDYGWVRISSFDENVVAKTVDALQDLAKTNPNLKGLVLDLRNNGGGSLSGAVGVVSIFVKDKQKAVLTKGKSPENTRYLYTTLDDYKTAANTKDGVTKDPLADLPELYKTIPLVVLVHQNTVSAPELVSGALQDLKRATIIGKTTFGKGSIQAISPRIDGTGLRLTTANYFTPSGCPVNGYGITPDYFVSERKNGDPDDALNFHEVDIAHPKYEGIDPANPLEKIRKERVKRRSEILMSMSQHKQDMPPPVLAKTYATATDYMFSQALRYLQNKEIDLKQGQGSPYNVHALCGSL, from the coding sequence ATGTCAAACCCAATGAATAAACACCGCTTACGTTATCTCAGCCGCGCTATAAAAATTGCTGTACTTTCTATAGGCATATGTGCAACAGCCTCATATGCTGAAAGCCCAAGCCCAAGCCCAAGCCCAAGCCCAAGCCCAAGCCCAAGCCCAAGCCCAAGCCCAAGCCCAAGCCCAAGCCCAAGCCCAAGCCCAAGCCCAAGCCCAAGCCCAAGTCCAAGTCCAAGTCCAAGTCCAAGTCCAAGTCCAAGTCCAAGTCCAAGTCCGTGCCCGCCTGATTGGGAAGCAGAAATCTGCCAACTCAAAGATGTGGTTGAGGCCATCAAAAAGGACTCCTACACCCCTGTCGACATTCATGAGTTTCTCAATCAAGGGATCAAGCGCACGGTGGATACACTGACTCATGGACAGTTCATGGATAAAACCGAATTTGCCGATATGTGGAAAACATGGCGCGCAGAAGGCTATGTGGGTATCGGGGTCGTCGTCGGGCAAGAGGGCGATGGCTTACGGGTTTATCAAGTGATTGATAACAGTCCAGCCGAAAAAGCCAATATCCATCCCAATGACTTGATCGTCGAAGCGGATGGTGAGAATTTTAGTGGTAAAACATTTAAAGAAATGACCGAGCGCATCGCAGGCCTGCCGAATACTGTGGTCAAGATCACCGTGCAGCGCATGCCTAAAATGCAAAAAACGTATTTCAATATCACGCGCGCCAAGATCAATAGCGAAACGGTCTATCATCGCCTCGTTGCATCCGATTATGGCTGGGTGCGTATTTCATCCTTTGATGAAAATGTCGTTGCCAAAACCGTCGACGCGTTGCAGGACCTTGCCAAAACCAATCCTAATCTCAAAGGACTTGTTTTAGACCTGCGTAACAATGGCGGTGGTTCTTTGTCGGGTGCAGTTGGTGTGGTCTCGATCTTTGTCAAAGACAAACAAAAGGCGGTACTGACCAAAGGCAAATCACCGGAAAACACGCGTTATCTCTATACCACCCTTGATGATTATAAGACCGCGGCTAATACCAAGGATGGCGTCACCAAAGATCCGCTTGCTGACTTACCCGAGCTGTATAAAACCATCCCGCTGGTTGTGCTTGTGCATCAGAATACCGTGTCCGCGCCTGAATTGGTGAGCGGTGCGCTACAGGATCTTAAACGTGCAACGATTATCGGTAAGACAACCTTTGGTAAAGGGTCGATACAAGCGATATCACCACGGATTGATGGTACGGGACTGCGTCTAACCACCGCCAACTACTTCACGCCATCGGGTTGCCCCGTCAACGGGTATGGCATTACTCCCGATTATTTTGTCAGTGAGCGCAAAAATGGTGATCCGGACGATGCGCTTAATTTTCACGAAGTTGATATTGCTCACCCTAAATACGAAGGGATAGACCCTGCTAACCCTCTGGAAAAGATTCGTAAAGAACGGGTTAAACGGCGTAGCGAGATTTTGATGAGCATGAGTCAGCATAAACAGGATATGCCGCCGCCAGTCTTGGCAAAGACCTATGCCACAGCGACGGATTATATGTTTTCACAAGCGCTGCGCTATTTGCAGAATAAAGAGATTGATCTGAAACAAGGGCAGGGTAGTCCCTACAATGTGCATGCGCTGTGTGGGAGTTTGTAG
- a CDS encoding M4 family metallopeptidase codes for MKSRIKVLSAAVMLLAAHQATAGDTKNQAAIDRALGVIQQNSSTFKLSTASSSSAKGLGIASDALPTNTTSGDQFKAKDVIVDRDGTEHVRFNRFYNGMPVIGGDTVVHSYHGQLKHASLSQTAPINLTQGTTGAGITAGDAKANITAATAKSIAVKNFGGTVKEVLTPKLVVFARNIKPTLAYQVSVSGEESSLTNSAQKSPKLSLLYIAANSGALIGRDEQIQHMSAPPTTPPSTTPASVVATTGTGKTLLIGNVTLDIGKSTDALSQTTTYYLIDPSRGNGQVKDAKNVAPPTTTTGYDNLTKSASSFSKSTNTFGSGTTSDRASAATDIAYGVAKTWDFYKTLDRKGIFNDGKGVTTYAHIGTNYFNAFWQDYTKSMYYGDGNSANGTTAVVALDVAGHEMSHGVNSATAGLAYDKDAGGLNEGNSDIMGTLVEFYSATTAHPANYLIGEDLYTTKTNADGTPKAMRYMFKPSLDNFPIQLSDGTTTNFGSFDCLPAGGFANPKILQLKPGAYNVSSIDAYDPHNTSGVANHFFYLVTEGAVVPTGFTSKLTAKDLVCNGDTTVKGIGRDKVAKIWYKALTQYFTSGTTYAQARTATLNAATDLYGATSDEYKTVAAAWSAVSVN; via the coding sequence ATGAAATCTCGTATTAAAGTACTTTCTGCTGCCGTTATGTTATTAGCAGCACACCAAGCAACCGCAGGCGACACAAAAAATCAGGCCGCAATTGATCGCGCTCTGGGAGTGATTCAGCAAAATAGCAGTACGTTTAAGCTCTCGACCGCAAGTTCATCGAGTGCTAAAGGACTGGGAATCGCATCCGATGCCCTCCCTACAAACACAACGTCTGGGGACCAATTCAAAGCCAAGGATGTGATTGTGGATCGCGATGGCACCGAACATGTGCGTTTTAATCGCTTCTACAATGGTATGCCCGTGATCGGTGGGGATACTGTCGTCCACTCTTACCATGGACAACTCAAGCATGCGAGCCTGTCACAAACAGCCCCGATTAATCTGACACAGGGCACAACGGGTGCGGGCATTACTGCGGGTGATGCAAAAGCCAATATTACTGCGGCGACAGCCAAGAGCATTGCAGTAAAAAACTTTGGCGGGACGGTTAAAGAAGTACTGACTCCAAAACTGGTTGTATTTGCACGCAATATTAAACCGACACTCGCATACCAAGTCAGTGTATCAGGTGAAGAATCAAGCTTGACCAACTCAGCGCAAAAATCACCTAAACTCTCGTTGTTATACATCGCTGCGAACAGTGGCGCGCTTATCGGTCGTGATGAGCAAATTCAACACATGTCAGCACCGCCAACCACCCCGCCATCAACCACACCCGCCTCAGTTGTTGCAACAACAGGAACGGGGAAGACGTTACTGATCGGCAATGTGACCCTCGATATCGGAAAATCGACCGATGCCCTCAGCCAGACCACAACCTATTATTTGATCGATCCAAGCCGCGGCAACGGGCAGGTGAAAGACGCCAAGAATGTCGCACCGCCGACCACGACAACGGGATACGACAACCTGACCAAAAGCGCCTCTTCATTTTCAAAATCAACCAATACTTTTGGCTCGGGTACAACCAGTGATCGAGCTTCAGCCGCCACTGATATCGCCTATGGCGTAGCAAAAACATGGGACTTTTACAAAACCTTAGACCGTAAAGGCATCTTTAATGATGGCAAAGGAGTAACCACTTACGCCCACATCGGTACGAACTACTTTAATGCGTTTTGGCAAGACTATACCAAGAGCATGTACTACGGCGATGGAAACAGCGCAAATGGAACTACCGCCGTTGTCGCACTGGATGTTGCAGGTCATGAGATGAGCCATGGCGTAAACAGCGCCACAGCAGGCCTTGCATATGACAAAGATGCAGGAGGACTCAATGAAGGCAACTCAGACATCATGGGAACGCTGGTTGAATTCTATAGTGCAACCACCGCTCACCCTGCCAATTACCTGATTGGTGAAGATCTATACACGACCAAAACCAATGCGGATGGTACGCCCAAAGCAATGCGCTATATGTTCAAACCGAGTCTAGATAACTTCCCCATCCAGCTCAGTGATGGTACAACAACTAACTTTGGTTCATTTGACTGTCTACCCGCAGGTGGATTTGCCAATCCAAAAATCCTTCAATTGAAGCCTGGCGCTTACAACGTCAGTTCCATTGATGCCTATGACCCGCACAACACATCAGGTGTTGCCAACCATTTCTTTTATTTGGTCACTGAAGGTGCCGTCGTTCCGACTGGATTTACGAGCAAACTCACTGCCAAAGACCTCGTCTGCAATGGCGATACCACAGTGAAAGGAATCGGTCGGGATAAAGTGGCTAAAATTTGGTACAAAGCCCTGACCCAATATTTCACATCAGGGACTACCTATGCACAGGCCCGTACGGCAACGCTGAATGCCGCAACCGATCTCTACGGTGCGACATCAGATGAATATAAAACGGTCGCTGCAGCGTGGAGTGCAGTGTCTGTCAATTAA
- a CDS encoding PaaI family thioesterase, with product MDDLQAFAQTILKSQPFSQLLGAELIRFESGKAELALRLTDTLKQQHGFAHGGVVSYLADNALTFAGGSVLGDAVTSEFKINYLRPAIGERLIARAESLHAGKQQAVCKCEIYAVDAQGVEKLCAVAQGTIVKV from the coding sequence ATGGATGATCTACAAGCGTTTGCACAGACTATTTTGAAGTCGCAGCCCTTTAGTCAATTGTTGGGTGCAGAGCTGATTCGTTTTGAGTCTGGCAAAGCGGAACTTGCACTCCGTCTGACAGATACTCTTAAACAGCAGCATGGTTTTGCTCATGGCGGCGTGGTGAGTTATCTGGCTGATAATGCGCTGACCTTTGCGGGTGGATCAGTGCTGGGCGATGCGGTGACATCGGAATTTAAGATCAATTATCTAAGACCCGCTATCGGGGAGAGACTCATTGCTAGAGCAGAGAGTCTCCATGCGGGGAAACAGCAGGCGGTCTGCAAATGCGAGATCTATGCGGTTGACGCACAAGGTGTGGAAAAGCTCTGTGCGGTGGCGCAGGGGACGATTGTGAAGGTGTAG
- a CDS encoding PaaI family thioesterase, whose protein sequence is MNPKEMTGLEIMTAFGKGLFPKPAIADTVPMELQTIEHGRVVFIATANKTHTNPLGGVHGGFAATVLDSVTGCASHTVLAAGEGYGTIDLNIKMCRPIPFNQPMIAEGKVINTGRNLVISEGSIRDESGKLYAHATATNMIIRP, encoded by the coding sequence ATGAATCCTAAAGAAATGACTGGCCTTGAAATTATGACGGCTTTTGGCAAAGGACTATTTCCCAAACCAGCGATTGCAGATACGGTCCCGATGGAGCTCCAAACCATTGAGCATGGTCGCGTGGTGTTTATTGCCACCGCCAATAAAACGCACACCAACCCACTGGGCGGTGTGCATGGTGGTTTTGCTGCAACCGTGCTGGACTCAGTGACTGGCTGTGCAAGCCATACTGTACTCGCTGCAGGCGAAGGCTATGGCACGATTGATCTGAATATCAAAATGTGCCGCCCGATTCCGTTTAACCAGCCGATGATTGCGGAAGGCAAAGTCATCAATACGGGACGTAATCTGGTGATCTCTGAAGGGTCGATTCGCGATGAAAGCGGCAAGCTCTACGCCCATGCCACAGCGACCAATATGATTATTCGCCCATAA
- a CDS encoding MarR family winged helix-turn-helix transcriptional regulator, whose amino-acid sequence MNKSKRLNYAETRDRIERSHSLVTGGPLGTIQINLLIKYNGWLLHEFLGKTLQEFNLSTAGYITMHLINSAPDQIANPSDLTVCTGETRANMTRISDELVERGLLRRVTNEHDRRRVDLSLTDEGNALLKQVVPHARARGKAIYGVFDDEELAMFEKLLLKLLHSLELRVAGQ is encoded by the coding sequence ATGAACAAATCCAAACGCCTTAACTACGCAGAGACTCGTGACCGGATTGAACGCTCCCACAGCCTTGTGACGGGTGGACCTCTGGGCACGATCCAGATCAACTTATTGATCAAATACAACGGCTGGCTGCTGCATGAATTCTTGGGCAAGACCTTACAAGAGTTCAATCTCAGTACTGCGGGCTATATCACTATGCACTTGATTAATAGCGCCCCCGATCAGATCGCCAATCCTTCTGACCTGACTGTATGTACTGGGGAAACCCGCGCCAATATGACACGCATCAGCGATGAGTTGGTCGAACGCGGCTTGTTGCGCCGTGTAACCAATGAACATGATCGCCGCCGTGTCGATCTGTCACTCACGGATGAAGGGAACGCGTTGCTCAAGCAAGTCGTGCCGCATGCCCGAGCCCGAGGCAAAGCCATTTACGGTGTGTTTGATGATGAAGAGCTCGCCATGTTTGAAAAGTTGCTGCTCAAACTGCTGCACTCTTTAGAGTTACGCGTTGCAGGGCAATAA
- a CDS encoding efflux transporter outer membrane subunit, with amino-acid sequence MNDISGTSRFKPALTWAPLTLAILIAGCASLPDADPAPRLNNVHSTDFVQSTTGQWPAATWWQDFQDPQLNQLIDQALKGSPSIAVAQARVFQAQAATEGASANRGMKLTADASANASQYYTRINKNNVHLPPIQENLTGGNALASLKLSYDFDFWGKNRKALEAALGREAASRAEAAGAAASLSASVASTYFQWQILNQRIAVQTQIAGYQQHLLDIELKRQKAGLSSGNDVAPLRANAALPQQTLVQLQSQRDETLSQLKSLVASGQDFPALTAQPLPKFNGELPGNLPLELIARRTDIVAARDRVTASLSDVESARAAFYPDINLSANAGISHYQFGNLLALTPLQAGVTPAISLPLFDSGRLRASLNSNRAEVALAVAQYDQSIQNAVNEINDAALHVQGADHEAEPLQHQLQAREHELANTQRLIKAGLQDGRNLMGIQLSKANLQDQEIARQGRALQAHVDLIKALGGGFHAPQETTQADAKVTDQRAHN; translated from the coding sequence ATGAACGATATATCTGGAACATCTCGATTCAAGCCCGCACTCACCTGGGCACCGCTGACCCTCGCGATCCTGATCGCTGGCTGCGCGTCATTACCGGATGCAGATCCCGCCCCACGGTTAAACAATGTCCACAGCACAGACTTTGTCCAAAGCACCACTGGACAATGGCCTGCGGCGACTTGGTGGCAGGATTTCCAAGACCCACAGTTGAATCAATTGATCGATCAAGCGCTCAAAGGCTCTCCGAGTATTGCCGTCGCCCAAGCACGCGTGTTTCAAGCGCAAGCAGCGACCGAAGGCGCATCGGCCAATCGCGGCATGAAGCTGACTGCAGATGCCTCGGCCAATGCCAGCCAATACTACACGCGCATCAACAAAAACAACGTCCATCTGCCGCCGATTCAGGAAAATCTGACTGGGGGGAATGCGTTGGCATCGTTGAAGCTGTCGTATGACTTTGACTTCTGGGGCAAGAACCGCAAAGCGCTGGAAGCTGCGCTAGGCCGTGAAGCCGCAAGTCGTGCGGAGGCCGCGGGTGCTGCTGCATCATTGTCGGCCAGCGTAGCCAGCACCTATTTTCAGTGGCAGATATTAAACCAGCGCATTGCGGTGCAAACCCAGATCGCAGGTTATCAACAGCACTTGCTCGACATCGAATTGAAGCGTCAGAAAGCAGGATTGTCTTCGGGCAATGATGTGGCACCTCTGCGCGCCAACGCCGCGCTGCCACAACAAACCTTGGTACAACTGCAATCGCAACGTGATGAAACGCTATCGCAGCTTAAATCTCTGGTTGCCAGTGGTCAGGATTTTCCCGCCCTCACCGCCCAGCCACTGCCGAAGTTTAATGGCGAGCTCCCGGGTAATCTGCCACTGGAGCTGATCGCACGCCGTACCGACATCGTCGCTGCGCGTGATCGCGTGACAGCCTCCTTGAGTGACGTTGAATCTGCACGTGCGGCGTTCTACCCCGACATCAATCTTTCAGCCAATGCAGGCATCTCGCATTATCAATTCGGTAATTTGCTTGCCTTGACGCCGCTGCAAGCAGGGGTCACACCGGCGATCAGTCTGCCGCTGTTTGACTCGGGTCGCCTACGCGCAAGCTTAAACAGCAATCGCGCCGAAGTAGCTCTGGCGGTTGCCCAATATGACCAATCGATTCAAAACGCGGTCAATGAAATCAACGATGCCGCACTGCATGTGCAAGGCGCTGACCATGAAGCAGAGCCTCTGCAACATCAACTACAAGCCCGTGAGCATGAACTGGCAAACACCCAGCGTCTGATCAAAGCCGGTCTGCAAGATGGTCGCAATCTGATGGGCATCCAGCTCAGCAAAGCCAACTTACAAGATCAAGAGATCGCACGTCAGGGGCGTGCCTTGCAAGCCCATGTTGATCTCATTAAAGCTCTTGGTGGTGGCTTTCATGCCCCACAAGAAACCACACAAGCAGACGCAAAGGTCACTGACCAGCGCGCGCATAACTAA
- a CDS encoding efflux RND transporter periplasmic adaptor subunit: MTEQNTTPEAAATPAAPETAPANGKRKPVLLIIAAVFITIAVLYALYYFLIVQFREGTDDAYVNGNLVYVNTQVSGTVVSLGADDTQSVKAGQMLVTLEGADSSVGLANAQASLAQTVRQTRQQYRSSDEASAVVAQRQTDLTKVTDDLNRRTQLAGTDALTGEDLAHARAAVATAKDALIVAQKQLESSQASVEGTTLRQHPAVLQARAQFVQAYLASQRNVIPSPIEGYVARRAVQIGQRVTSGTNLMAIVPLNGLWIDANLKETQLRNVRIGQPVKVTTDVYGGHVEYHGKVAGIAAGTGGAFSLLPPQNAAGNWIKVVQRVPVRIALDPNDLVKHPLRIGMSTIVDIDTHNRDGSVLTSLPIANVPMTTPVFDQQLKDANAKADEIIAHEAGSNS; this comes from the coding sequence ATGACTGAACAGAACACCACTCCCGAGGCAGCTGCAACTCCTGCGGCACCTGAAACAGCACCCGCCAACGGCAAACGCAAACCGGTACTCCTCATCATCGCTGCAGTCTTTATCACGATTGCGGTGCTGTATGCCCTGTATTACTTCCTGATCGTCCAGTTCCGCGAAGGCACCGACGATGCCTATGTGAATGGCAATCTGGTTTATGTGAACACCCAAGTCAGCGGGACCGTGGTGAGCCTCGGTGCAGATGACACTCAATCGGTCAAAGCGGGTCAGATGCTAGTCACGCTGGAAGGGGCTGATAGCTCGGTTGGTTTGGCCAATGCCCAAGCTAGCCTAGCGCAGACCGTCCGCCAAACCCGTCAACAATATCGCTCATCCGATGAAGCCAGCGCAGTGGTCGCCCAGCGCCAAACTGACCTGACCAAAGTCACCGACGACCTGAATCGTCGTACACAATTGGCAGGTACGGATGCCCTGACTGGCGAAGACCTCGCCCATGCCCGTGCCGCAGTTGCTACCGCTAAAGACGCCTTGATCGTCGCGCAAAAACAACTTGAGTCATCACAAGCTTCGGTTGAAGGCACGACCTTGCGTCAGCATCCTGCCGTGCTGCAAGCACGCGCCCAATTCGTACAAGCGTATTTGGCCTCACAACGTAATGTGATTCCGTCTCCGATTGAAGGCTATGTCGCACGCCGTGCCGTACAGATCGGTCAACGTGTCACCTCAGGCACCAACCTGATGGCAATTGTGCCGCTCAACGGTTTGTGGATTGATGCCAACCTGAAAGAAACCCAATTGCGTAATGTGCGTATCGGTCAGCCTGTCAAAGTCACCACGGATGTCTACGGCGGTCATGTGGAATACCACGGTAAAGTCGCAGGCATTGCCGCAGGTACCGGTGGTGCATTCTCACTGTTACCACCACAAAACGCGGCGGGGAACTGGATTAAAGTCGTGCAACGTGTGCCTGTACGGATTGCGCTTGATCCCAATGATCTTGTTAAACATCCACTGCGTATCGGCATGTCCACCATCGTGGATATCGACACCCATAATCGTGACGGCTCGGTATTGACTTCACTGCCGATTGCCAATGTCCCGATGACCACGCCAGTCTTTGATCAACAGTTGAAAGATGCCAATGCCAAAGCGGATGAAATCATCGCCCATGAAGCAGGCAGCAACTCATGA
- a CDS encoding DHA2 family efflux MFS transporter permease subunit has product MSSAIAAARPPQYMTGLPLIILTIAIALATFMEVLDTAIANVAVPTIAGNMGVSSNQGTWVISSYGLAAAMAVPVTGWIAKRFGEVKVFVVSVFLFTIASALCGFAQSLPELVAFRFLQGLVSGPMVPLSQTLLLSNYPPEKRGTAMTIWVMTVVVAPICGPLLGGYITDNLTWPWIFYINLPVGLLAGFVVFTLLRKKDTPTEKLPIDVVGGILLVLGVGSLQLMLDNGNDLDWFSSNVIVGLCITAVVALTFFVAWELTDDHPLVDLRLLKKHNFRFGVIALSLGFMMFFALTVLFPLWLQTVMNYNPSWAGIATAPVGIFALICSPIVAKVLMPRLDLRLLSSVSFVIFGITAFWFSTFNTETSINEMIPPRLLQGVAVAFFFVPVNTIILSGIAQNQMAAASGLSNFFRTLSGSFGTALVVMILDHRSKGHQIQLAEHVNPTNQAMFDYTGQLQALGIPQGASYAQIQNVIVQQSTMMATSEIFWLCSIIFIALIGVIWLTKPPFLAGGAGGGH; this is encoded by the coding sequence ATGAGTAGCGCGATAGCGGCTGCACGCCCACCTCAATATATGACAGGTCTTCCGCTGATCATTTTAACGATCGCGATTGCTCTGGCCACCTTTATGGAAGTTCTGGATACGGCGATTGCTAACGTCGCCGTACCGACCATTGCAGGGAATATGGGGGTCAGTTCCAACCAAGGTACTTGGGTCATTTCCTCTTATGGTCTGGCTGCCGCGATGGCGGTTCCGGTCACAGGCTGGATCGCCAAGCGCTTTGGTGAGGTTAAGGTCTTTGTTGTCTCCGTATTCTTGTTCACCATCGCCTCAGCCTTATGTGGTTTTGCGCAGAGTCTGCCGGAACTGGTGGCCTTTCGCTTCCTGCAAGGCCTGGTCTCAGGTCCGATGGTTCCCCTATCACAGACTCTGCTCCTCTCCAACTACCCGCCAGAGAAACGCGGCACCGCCATGACCATTTGGGTCATGACCGTTGTAGTGGCACCCATCTGTGGCCCCTTACTCGGCGGTTATATCACCGACAATCTCACGTGGCCGTGGATCTTCTATATCAATCTGCCAGTCGGGTTATTGGCTGGATTTGTGGTGTTTACTTTACTGCGTAAAAAAGACACCCCAACCGAGAAACTGCCAATTGATGTGGTCGGCGGCATATTATTGGTCTTGGGTGTCGGCAGTTTGCAACTGATGCTAGATAACGGCAATGATCTGGACTGGTTTAGCTCCAATGTAATCGTGGGACTCTGCATCACGGCGGTCGTCGCGCTGACTTTCTTTGTCGCATGGGAACTCACCGATGATCATCCACTGGTTGATCTCAGACTGCTGAAGAAGCATAACTTTCGCTTTGGCGTGATTGCCTTGTCACTCGGCTTTATGATGTTCTTTGCGCTCACCGTGTTGTTCCCACTCTGGTTACAGACCGTGATGAACTACAACCCCAGTTGGGCAGGGATCGCGACCGCTCCCGTCGGGATATTTGCGTTGATTTGCTCGCCGATTGTCGCCAAAGTGCTAATGCCGCGTCTGGATTTACGCCTGCTATCCAGCGTCTCTTTTGTCATTTTCGGCATCACCGCATTCTGGTTTTCGACGTTTAATACCGAGACGTCAATCAACGAAATGATCCCGCCGCGTTTGCTGCAAGGCGTTGCCGTGGCATTCTTCTTCGTACCCGTCAATACCATCATTCTGTCGGGGATCGCCCAAAACCAAATGGCGGCGGCTTCGGGATTGTCCAACTTCTTCCGCACGTTGTCAGGCAGTTTTGGTACGGCACTGGTGGTCATGATCCTCGATCATCGATCCAAAGGTCACCAGATCCAGTTGGCTGAGCACGTGAACCCCACCAATCAGGCGATGTTTGATTATACGGGTCAGTTGCAAGCACTCGGCATTCCTCAAGGGGCCAGCTATGCCCAAATCCAGAATGTAATCGTGCAGCAAAGCACGATGATGGCGACCAGCGAGATTTTCTGGCTGTGTTCGATCATCTTCATTGCCTTGATTGGGGTGATTTGGTTGACCAAGCCCCCGTTCTTGGCTGGTGGTGCGGGTGGCGGTCACTAA
- a CDS encoding nuclear transport factor 2 family protein, translated as MSNLQKIGALFEAYASNNVAAVSDVMAEDIIWRIPGHHPLAGEKHGIKEVLAFFDQLGKAGFQAQPLVIAEQGDYVVDHHRGWSTAGSGLDLTWCLVFRFEHGKIKEVTNFCSDQHRADLFFHEVYKLKAIPERLAD; from the coding sequence GTGTCAAATCTTCAAAAAATTGGTGCTTTGTTCGAAGCTTATGCGAGTAATAACGTCGCTGCGGTCAGCGATGTTATGGCCGAGGATATTATTTGGCGCATTCCTGGTCATCACCCTCTTGCGGGTGAAAAGCACGGCATTAAAGAGGTATTAGCTTTCTTTGATCAGTTGGGCAAAGCAGGATTTCAAGCCCAACCATTGGTCATTGCCGAGCAAGGAGATTATGTCGTAGACCACCACCGAGGCTGGAGTACCGCTGGCAGTGGCCTTGATTTAACTTGGTGTCTAGTATTTCGTTTTGAGCACGGAAAAATCAAAGAGGTCACCAATTTCTGTTCTGACCAACACCGAGCCGACCTATTTTTCCATGAAGTATACAAGCTCAAGGCAATCCCTGAACGCTTAGCTGATTGA
- a CDS encoding DinB family protein produces MSALIQSLFRYKAWANAELFAALKVLDPIQYQDELHSAIRILNHIYVVDRIFVANLQQTTHAYTATNTPETPTLEDLHQAVTETDGWYIAYVDKISPESLSESIRFSFVDGDLGHMTREEMLAHIVTHGGYHRGAVGRILAQLSIAPPRDIYTKFLHDTELHRRKDD; encoded by the coding sequence ATGTCTGCATTAATTCAATCTCTGTTTCGTTATAAAGCATGGGCAAATGCCGAGCTATTTGCCGCGCTAAAAGTATTAGATCCTATTCAATATCAGGATGAGCTACATTCGGCAATTCGTATTTTGAATCATATCTATGTGGTTGACCGCATCTTTGTTGCAAACTTACAGCAAACAACCCATGCATACACTGCGACTAATACACCAGAGACGCCTACTTTAGAAGACCTCCATCAAGCTGTCACAGAAACAGATGGTTGGTATATTGCGTATGTAGACAAGATCTCTCCAGAAAGCTTGAGTGAATCGATTCGATTTTCATTTGTGGATGGCGATCTTGGACACATGACGCGGGAGGAAATGCTGGCGCATATCGTGACGCATGGCGGCTACCATCGGGGTGCCGTAGGACGTATTTTGGCGCAACTTTCCATCGCTCCGCCTCGAGATATTTATACCAAGTTTTTGCATGATACTGAGCTTCATCGTCGTAAAGATGATTAG